Proteins encoded together in one Agromyces sp. 3263 window:
- a CDS encoding helix-turn-helix transcriptional regulator produces MAVRDALLALLTAGPAYGFQLHGGLPARTGGRRVVNVGQTYATLERLTKQGLIESAGSTSDGLPLHRLTVAGEGAATAWLGGADASGGDPWDETVDRVLVAWSLPGCDAAAVVSAERERWAQRRLAASAAAAATADGSDADHEASGEDGSAARRAEAALGRLAASAELHRTEAALAWLASLAGTTRLPFAPSTDRPKRGRRPGGPAEDVPEPRRSEPQPADA; encoded by the coding sequence ATGGCCGTGCGCGATGCACTGCTCGCACTGCTCACCGCCGGACCCGCGTACGGCTTCCAGCTGCACGGCGGGCTCCCGGCCCGCACCGGCGGCCGTCGGGTGGTGAACGTCGGCCAGACGTACGCGACGCTCGAACGGCTCACCAAGCAGGGGCTCATCGAGTCGGCCGGATCGACGAGCGACGGCCTGCCGCTGCATCGGCTCACCGTAGCGGGCGAGGGTGCGGCGACGGCCTGGCTCGGTGGGGCGGATGCCTCAGGCGGGGACCCATGGGACGAGACCGTCGACCGGGTGCTCGTGGCGTGGTCGCTTCCAGGGTGCGATGCGGCGGCCGTCGTGTCGGCGGAGCGCGAGAGGTGGGCGCAACGCCGGCTCGCGGCATCCGCGGCGGCTGCGGCCACGGCCGACGGCTCGGACGCCGACCATGAGGCGAGCGGCGAGGACGGGTCGGCTGCACGGCGAGCCGAGGCCGCACTCGGCCGGCTCGCGGCATCCGCTGAACTGCACCGCACTGAGGCGGCACTCGCCTGGCTCGCCTCGCTCGCCGGCACGACGCGGCTGCCCTTCGCCCCGAGCACCGATCGACCGAAGCGCGGCCGGCGACCCGGAGGGCCGGCCGAGGACGTGCCCGAGCCCCGTCGCTCCGAGCCTCAGCCGGCTGACGCGTAA
- a CDS encoding NAD(P)H-binding protein, which produces MNAPLLVTGGTGTIGGRVVPMLREAGRDVRILTRHPREAAPGIHHVEGDTVAGRGLAAALDGVKVVLHLAGGAKGDDVAARNLAAAARDAGVQHLILISVIGADHMPIGYFRAKAEAERAIAGSGVPWSVLRAAQLHDFVLPVVGGMAKLPLLPVPGGLRFEPVDVGDVAARLTEIALGRPSGRVADLAGPEVLDIPQLAAALVEARGGRMRRRLPIRMPGAVGRAYRGGANLAGADAQRGSVTWREFLTAQGSTPRQATTSR; this is translated from the coding sequence GCGTCGTCCCAATGCTGCGCGAGGCCGGCCGCGACGTCCGCATCCTGACCCGCCACCCGCGCGAGGCCGCGCCCGGCATCCATCATGTCGAAGGCGATACCGTCGCCGGCCGAGGACTCGCCGCGGCACTCGACGGGGTGAAGGTCGTGCTCCACCTCGCCGGCGGTGCGAAGGGGGACGACGTCGCGGCGCGGAACCTCGCCGCTGCGGCGCGCGATGCCGGAGTGCAGCACCTCATCCTGATCTCGGTGATCGGCGCCGACCACATGCCGATTGGCTACTTCCGCGCCAAGGCGGAGGCGGAGCGGGCGATCGCCGGATCCGGCGTGCCGTGGTCGGTGCTCCGCGCCGCACAGCTCCACGACTTCGTCCTCCCGGTGGTGGGCGGCATGGCCAAGCTGCCCCTCCTTCCCGTGCCGGGCGGCCTCCGCTTCGAGCCCGTGGACGTCGGCGACGTCGCCGCGCGCCTCACTGAGATCGCCCTCGGCCGGCCGTCGGGGCGTGTGGCCGACCTGGCCGGACCCGAGGTGCTGGACATCCCGCAGCTCGCCGCCGCACTCGTCGAAGCCAGGGGCGGACGGATGCGTCGTCGACTGCCGATCCGGATGCCGGGGGCCGTCGGCCGCGCCTACCGTGGCGGCGCCAACCTCGCGGGCGCCGACGCGCAGCGCGGCAGCGTCACGTGGCGTGAGTTCCTCACCGCCCAGGGCTCGACGCCCCGGCAGGCGACGACCTCGCGCTGA
- a CDS encoding bifunctional 3'-5' exonuclease/DNA polymerase, with protein sequence MVVAAGESGRVVLIDPDRPSEPIAVGGDEHLPEVMRRLEAQHRPRWVWVDARAFYPVLLDAGVRVERCHDLRLCAAILDHAVATEQARSSGRYPRPDWVPAGPSEAGSDVGGQPRPSPVGAAHSTLFDLDALSGLDAPTEAVPAPPRVAPTGQPAARAVLDELARQLALVEASDDPRALRLLLAAESAGALIALEMRAAGLPWNRTVHEGVLEAELGPRPSQGRKPARMDELAARVRLDLEAPGLNLDSQVDLLRAIRGAGIQVDSTSRWELREHDHPAIEPLIDYKKLARLLSANGWSWLDEWIADGRFRPEYVPGGTATGRWATSGGGALQLPKNVRAAVVADPGWTLVVADAAQLEPRVLAGMARDESMATAGRGRDLYRGLVDSGVVATRDEAKIAILGAMYGATTGDSGRLVPRLARAFPRAMQLVDRAARDGERGRSVSTLLGRSSPLPSADWRAVQARASQPDATAADERRARSSARDWGRFTRNFVVQGSAAEWSLCWMAALRGRLAELGAQPPTSVTRAIASGPVFERAPHLVYFLHDEIIVHTPRELADEVAAAVETAAKGAGRLLFGDFPVEFPLDLAVVDSYASAG encoded by the coding sequence GTGGTCGTCGCAGCGGGGGAGTCGGGTCGCGTCGTCCTCATCGACCCCGACCGTCCGTCGGAGCCGATCGCGGTCGGCGGCGACGAGCACCTGCCCGAGGTGATGCGTCGGCTCGAGGCCCAGCATCGTCCGCGCTGGGTGTGGGTCGACGCGCGTGCCTTCTATCCGGTGCTGCTCGATGCCGGGGTGCGAGTCGAGCGCTGCCACGACCTGCGGCTGTGCGCGGCGATCCTCGACCATGCGGTGGCGACTGAGCAGGCGAGGTCGAGCGGGCGATATCCCCGTCCCGACTGGGTGCCGGCCGGCCCCTCGGAGGCGGGGTCCGACGTGGGCGGCCAGCCACGCCCCTCGCCCGTGGGCGCCGCCCACAGCACGCTCTTCGACCTCGACGCCCTGAGTGGGCTCGACGCACCCACCGAGGCGGTCCCCGCGCCGCCTCGCGTCGCCCCGACCGGGCAGCCGGCAGCGCGGGCCGTCCTCGACGAGCTCGCGCGCCAGCTCGCCCTCGTCGAGGCGAGCGACGATCCGCGCGCCCTGCGCCTGTTGCTCGCAGCCGAGTCCGCCGGGGCCCTGATCGCCCTGGAGATGCGCGCGGCCGGGCTGCCGTGGAACCGCACGGTGCACGAGGGCGTCCTCGAGGCCGAACTCGGTCCGCGGCCGTCCCAGGGGCGCAAGCCGGCGCGCATGGACGAGCTCGCCGCGCGGGTGCGGCTCGACCTGGAGGCCCCCGGACTGAACCTCGACTCCCAGGTCGACCTCCTGCGCGCCATCCGGGGCGCTGGCATCCAGGTCGACTCCACGTCGCGGTGGGAGTTGCGCGAGCACGACCACCCGGCGATCGAACCGCTCATCGACTACAAGAAGCTGGCACGGCTGCTGAGCGCGAACGGCTGGTCCTGGCTCGACGAGTGGATCGCCGACGGCCGGTTCCGCCCCGAGTACGTGCCGGGCGGCACCGCGACCGGACGGTGGGCGACCTCGGGCGGGGGAGCGCTGCAGCTGCCCAAGAACGTCCGCGCGGCGGTCGTCGCCGACCCCGGGTGGACGCTCGTCGTCGCCGACGCCGCCCAGCTCGAGCCGAGGGTGCTCGCCGGAATGGCGCGCGACGAGTCGATGGCGACGGCCGGCCGGGGTCGCGACCTCTATCGCGGCCTCGTCGACTCGGGCGTGGTGGCCACGCGTGACGAGGCGAAGATCGCGATCCTCGGTGCCATGTACGGCGCGACCACGGGCGACAGCGGTCGCCTGGTTCCGCGACTTGCGCGCGCGTTCCCACGCGCCATGCAGCTCGTCGACCGTGCGGCTCGCGACGGTGAGCGCGGTCGCTCCGTCAGCACGCTGCTCGGTCGATCCTCGCCGCTGCCGTCCGCGGACTGGCGGGCGGTGCAGGCTCGTGCGAGCCAGCCCGACGCGACCGCCGCCGACGAACGCCGTGCCCGATCCTCGGCCAGGGACTGGGGGCGCTTCACGCGCAACTTCGTGGTGCAGGGGAGCGCCGCCGAGTGGTCGCTGTGCTGGATGGCGGCGCTCCGCGGCCGCCTGGCGGAGCTCGGCGCACAGCCGCCGACCTCCGTGACGCGGGCCATCGCCTCCGGCCCCGTGTTCGAGCGGGCGCCGCACCTCGTGTACTTCCTGCACGACGAGATCATCGTGCACACGCCTCGCGAGCTGGCCGACGAGGTCGCTGCAGCGGTGGAGACGGCCGCGAAGGGTGCCGGCCGGTTGCTGTTCGGCGACTTCCCGGTGGAGTTCCCCCTCGACCTCGCGGTCGTCGACAGTTACGCGTCAGCCGGCTGA
- a CDS encoding DUF3145 domain-containing protein — MAEKVTRAQRAARGVLFVHSSPRALCPHVEWAAGRALGTAVNFDWSEQPVYRGLMRAEFYWEGEAGSGAKLASALRGWEQLRFEVSEDPTPGSDGARWMHTPELGVYFAQTDTAGNTVIPEDRIRYAMEVAGHDTVELHRELRLALGQAWDDELEPFRHASDFAPVVWLHQVG; from the coding sequence ATGGCGGAGAAGGTCACGCGGGCTCAGCGCGCCGCGCGAGGCGTGCTGTTCGTGCACTCCTCGCCGCGGGCGCTCTGCCCGCATGTGGAGTGGGCTGCAGGTCGTGCGCTCGGCACGGCGGTGAACTTCGACTGGTCGGAGCAGCCGGTCTATCGCGGGCTCATGCGCGCCGAGTTCTACTGGGAGGGCGAAGCCGGAAGCGGCGCCAAGCTCGCCTCAGCGCTTCGCGGCTGGGAGCAGTTGCGCTTCGAGGTGAGCGAGGATCCGACCCCGGGTTCCGACGGTGCCCGGTGGATGCACACGCCCGAGCTCGGCGTGTACTTCGCGCAGACCGACACCGCGGGCAACACCGTCATCCCCGAGGATCGCATCCGCTACGCAATGGAGGTGGCCGGGCACGACACCGTCGAGCTGCACCGCGAGCTCAGGCTGGCGCTCGGACAGGCCTGGGACGACGAGCTCGAACCCTTCCGCCACGCGAGTGACTTCGCCCCGGTCGTCTGGTTGCACCAGGTGGGCTGA
- a CDS encoding acyl carrier protein, whose product MALSTEEVLAGLAELINDETGIATDTVELDKSFTDDLDIDSISMMTIVVNAEEKFDVKIPDEEVKNLKTVGDAVDFIVKAQA is encoded by the coding sequence ATGGCATTGTCCACCGAAGAAGTGCTTGCCGGCCTGGCCGAGCTCATCAACGACGAGACCGGCATTGCGACCGACACGGTTGAGCTGGACAAGTCGTTCACGGATGACCTCGACATCGACTCGATCTCGATGATGACGATCGTCGTCAACGCCGAGGAGAAGTTCGACGTCAAGATCCCCGATGAAGAGGTGAAGAACCTGAAGACCGTCGGCGACGCCGTCGACTTCATCGTCAAGGCCCAGGCCTAG
- a CDS encoding ACP S-malonyltransferase — translation MIVVVCPGQGSQTPGFLAPWLADSASAERLAGYSEAAGVDLATHGTQSDADTIRDTAIAQPLIVAAGLLTLEHLLADGRRERIGGIAGHSVGEITAAAGAGVLADADAMHFVAERGRAMADAAALAPTGMSAVLGGDESALIARLDELGLEPANYNGGGQIVVAGALDALEQLKAEPPAGARVIPLQVAGAFHTRYMRPAVERLAAVAADHDVSDPGITLWTNRDGSVVTSGSAFVDLLVGQVSSPVRWDLCMESFADAGITGLIEVAPAGALVGLAKRGLKGVPTVAVKTPDDLPAAIELIEQAA, via the coding sequence GTGATCGTCGTCGTCTGCCCTGGACAGGGCTCGCAGACCCCCGGTTTCCTCGCGCCCTGGCTGGCCGACTCCGCTTCCGCGGAACGCCTCGCCGGGTACTCGGAGGCAGCCGGCGTCGACCTGGCGACCCACGGCACCCAGAGCGACGCCGACACCATCCGCGACACGGCCATCGCGCAGCCACTCATCGTCGCCGCCGGCCTCCTGACGCTCGAGCACCTGCTCGCCGACGGACGCAGGGAGCGCATCGGCGGCATCGCCGGGCACTCCGTCGGCGAGATCACGGCCGCCGCGGGCGCCGGAGTGCTCGCCGACGCCGACGCCATGCACTTCGTCGCCGAGCGCGGCCGGGCGATGGCGGATGCCGCAGCCCTGGCGCCGACCGGCATGAGCGCCGTCCTGGGTGGCGACGAGTCGGCACTGATCGCGCGGCTCGACGAGCTCGGTCTCGAACCGGCGAACTACAACGGCGGCGGCCAGATCGTCGTCGCGGGTGCGCTCGACGCCCTCGAGCAGCTCAAGGCCGAGCCGCCCGCGGGCGCGCGGGTCATCCCCCTGCAGGTCGCCGGAGCCTTCCACACCCGCTACATGCGTCCGGCCGTCGAGCGCCTCGCGGCGGTCGCAGCCGACCACGACGTCTCCGACCCCGGGATCACCCTCTGGACCAACCGCGACGGCAGCGTCGTCACCTCGGGCTCGGCGTTCGTCGACCTCCTGGTGGGCCAGGTCTCCTCGCCGGTGCGCTGGGACCTCTGCATGGAGTCGTTCGCCGACGCGGGGATCACCGGCCTCATCGAGGTCGCACCCGCCGGCGCCCTCGTCGGCCTCGCCAAGCGCGGGCTCAAGGGCGTGCCGACGGTCGCCGTGAAGACGCCCGACGACCTCCCGGCCGCGATCGAGCTCATCGAGCAGGCCGCCTGA
- a CDS encoding helix-turn-helix domain-containing protein, whose product MATKPKTKAETLAWLRTIAGELATQTLKRLEDTLPWYGDMPPSRRSAVGLVAQAGISSFISWFDDPRSTPWIAADVFGAAPRELLRSVSLQQTLQLIRVTVEVVEDRVKDGSEPLREAILLYSREIAFAAADVYARAAEARGLWDARLEALVVDSILSGEYDDELPSRIAALGWHGHGEVAVLVGTAPKQLDVDHVRRAARHMHADVLIGVQGNRLVLVIGRSDPLGSEPEETIGTSAALTFMEIATQLEPHFGPGHLVLGHEVPNLVDASKSAKAALAGFAVARSWRHAPRPVHADDLLPERALAGDPLARATLVHRIYRPLQAHSTELLTTLWSYLDNGRSLEATARELFVHPNTVRYRLKRVSDVIGWDATGAREALILQSALIIGSMSDHEHQPRRRPS is encoded by the coding sequence GTGGCGACGAAGCCCAAGACGAAGGCGGAGACGCTCGCGTGGTTGCGGACCATCGCGGGCGAGCTCGCCACCCAGACGCTGAAGCGCCTCGAGGACACGCTGCCGTGGTACGGCGACATGCCCCCGAGCCGCAGGTCGGCCGTGGGCCTCGTCGCCCAGGCGGGCATCTCCTCGTTCATCTCCTGGTTCGACGACCCTCGCTCGACCCCGTGGATCGCCGCCGACGTCTTCGGCGCCGCTCCCCGTGAGCTGCTCCGCTCGGTGAGCCTGCAGCAGACGTTGCAGCTCATCCGGGTCACCGTCGAGGTCGTCGAGGACCGCGTGAAGGACGGCAGCGAGCCGCTCCGCGAGGCGATCCTCCTGTACTCGCGCGAGATCGCCTTCGCCGCCGCCGACGTTTACGCCCGGGCGGCCGAGGCGCGCGGGCTGTGGGACGCGCGTCTCGAGGCGCTCGTCGTCGACTCGATCCTGTCGGGCGAGTACGACGACGAGCTGCCGAGCCGCATCGCGGCGCTCGGCTGGCACGGGCACGGCGAGGTCGCGGTGCTCGTGGGCACGGCGCCGAAGCAGCTCGACGTCGACCACGTGCGCCGCGCCGCCCGGCACATGCACGCCGACGTGCTCATCGGCGTGCAGGGCAACCGGCTCGTGCTCGTGATCGGGCGCTCCGACCCGCTCGGATCCGAGCCGGAGGAGACCATCGGCACGTCGGCCGCACTCACCTTCATGGAGATCGCGACCCAACTGGAGCCGCACTTCGGGCCGGGGCACCTCGTTCTCGGGCATGAGGTGCCGAACCTGGTCGACGCGTCGAAGAGTGCGAAGGCGGCGCTCGCGGGCTTCGCCGTGGCGAGGTCGTGGCGGCACGCGCCGCGGCCGGTGCACGCCGACGACCTGCTGCCCGAGCGTGCGCTCGCCGGCGACCCGCTCGCCCGCGCGACCCTGGTGCACCGCATCTATCGCCCGTTGCAGGCCCACTCGACCGAGCTCCTCACCACGCTCTGGAGCTACCTCGACAACGGCCGGTCGCTCGAAGCCACGGCCCGTGAGCTGTTCGTGCACCCGAACACGGTGCGGTACCGCCTGAAGCGCGTGTCCGACGTGATCGGGTGGGACGCGACCGGAGCGCGCGAAGCGCTGATCCTGCAGTCGGCCCTCATCATCGGCTCCATGAGCGACCACGAGCACCAGCCTCGACGCCGCCCGAGCTGA
- a CDS encoding beta-ketoacyl-[acyl-carrier-protein] synthase family protein translates to MTKKIVITGIGATSPLGGTARDSWNSLLAGESGARTLEQEWVAELELPVTFAATAKVPSSDVLERHELKRLDPSSQFALIAGREAWADAGAPEVAPERLAVDWSTGIGGVWTLLDAWDTLRERGPRRVLPMTVPMLMPNGPGAAIGMDLHARAGIRTVVSACASSTEALVNAYDHLQAGLADVVIAGGSEAAIHPLPIAAFASMQALSRRNDEPAIASRPYDLGRDGFVLGEGAAALVVETEEHAKARGARIYAELLGGAVTSDAYHITAPDPEGSAAARAMKAAIEGAGASLADVRHINAHATSTPVGDIAEYNALRRVFGDALDGIAVTATKASTGHLLGGAGAIEALFTVLALHERTAPPTINLTEQDPEIPLDVVTSPRALGDGEVVAISNSFGFGGHNAVAAFRTA, encoded by the coding sequence ATGACCAAGAAGATCGTGATCACCGGCATCGGCGCGACCTCGCCGCTCGGCGGCACCGCGCGCGACAGCTGGAACTCCCTGCTCGCGGGCGAGTCCGGTGCGCGCACCCTCGAGCAGGAATGGGTCGCCGAGCTCGAACTGCCAGTGACCTTCGCGGCGACCGCCAAGGTCCCGTCGTCCGACGTGCTCGAGCGCCACGAGCTCAAGCGCCTCGACCCCTCGAGCCAGTTCGCCCTCATCGCCGGCCGTGAGGCCTGGGCGGACGCGGGCGCTCCCGAGGTCGCCCCCGAGCGACTCGCCGTCGACTGGTCGACGGGCATCGGCGGGGTCTGGACCCTGCTCGACGCCTGGGACACGCTGCGCGAGCGCGGCCCGCGTCGCGTGCTCCCCATGACCGTGCCCATGCTCATGCCGAACGGCCCGGGCGCCGCGATCGGCATGGACCTGCACGCGCGCGCCGGCATCCGCACGGTCGTCTCGGCGTGCGCGTCGAGCACCGAGGCCCTCGTGAACGCCTACGACCACCTGCAGGCCGGGCTCGCCGATGTCGTGATCGCCGGCGGCTCGGAAGCCGCGATCCACCCGCTGCCCATCGCCGCCTTCGCGTCGATGCAGGCGCTGTCGCGCCGCAACGACGAGCCGGCCATCGCCTCGCGGCCGTACGACCTCGGGCGCGACGGCTTCGTGCTGGGCGAGGGCGCCGCGGCGCTCGTCGTCGAGACCGAGGAGCACGCCAAGGCCCGCGGCGCGCGCATCTACGCCGAGCTGCTCGGTGGCGCCGTCACGAGCGACGCGTACCACATCACCGCCCCCGACCCCGAGGGGTCGGCGGCGGCGCGGGCGATGAAGGCGGCCATCGAGGGCGCCGGGGCGTCCCTTGCCGACGTGCGGCACATCAATGCCCACGCCACGAGCACGCCGGTCGGGGACATCGCCGAGTACAACGCGCTCCGTCGCGTCTTCGGCGACGCGCTCGACGGCATCGCCGTGACGGCGACCAAGGCTTCCACCGGGCACCTCCTCGGCGGTGCCGGCGCGATCGAGGCGCTCTTCACGGTGCTCGCCCTGCACGAGCGCACCGCGCCACCCACGATCAACCTGACCGAGCAGGACCCTGAGATCCCGCTCGACGTCGTCACGTCGCCGCGTGCGCTGGGCGACGGCGAGGTCGTCGCGATCTCGAACTCGTTCGGCTTCGGCGGCCACAACGCGGTCGCGGCCTTCCGCACCGCCTGA
- a CDS encoding beta-ketoacyl-ACP synthase III has product MTKPTLQQSHGPAYTRIYAVGAARGENAVPNDDLVGPINSSDEWIQQRTGIITRTRAGADVSALDLATDAATEAIAKSGVAPELIDLVIIATISNVQQTPSMAAVVADRVGSNPAAAYDTNAACAGYAYAVAQADALIRTGVAHYALVIGAEKLSDVVDPTDRSISFLLGDGAGAVVIGPSDFPGIARTIWGSDGSKAGAVGMNGTLTDFRDGAAEWPTLRQEGQTVFRWAVWDMAKVAKQALDAAGVTSADLAAFIPHQANMRIIDEFAKQLKLPESVVIARDIATTGNTSAASIPLATHRLLAEHPELSGGLALQIGFGAGLVFGAQVVVLP; this is encoded by the coding sequence ATGACGAAACCCACGCTGCAGCAGTCGCACGGACCCGCCTACACCCGGATCTACGCGGTGGGCGCCGCGCGCGGCGAGAACGCCGTCCCCAACGACGACCTGGTCGGACCGATCAACTCATCCGACGAGTGGATCCAGCAGCGCACCGGCATCATCACGCGCACGCGCGCCGGTGCCGACGTGTCGGCCCTCGACCTGGCGACGGATGCCGCGACGGAGGCCATCGCCAAGTCGGGCGTCGCGCCCGAGCTCATCGACCTCGTCATCATCGCCACCATCTCGAACGTGCAGCAGACGCCGTCGATGGCCGCGGTCGTCGCCGACCGGGTGGGCTCGAACCCCGCCGCTGCGTACGACACGAACGCCGCGTGCGCCGGATACGCCTACGCCGTGGCCCAGGCCGATGCCCTGATCCGCACGGGGGTCGCGCATTACGCACTCGTGATCGGCGCCGAGAAGCTCTCGGACGTCGTGGATCCCACCGATCGCTCCATCTCGTTCCTCCTCGGCGACGGGGCGGGCGCGGTGGTCATCGGTCCGAGCGACTTCCCCGGCATCGCCCGCACGATCTGGGGCTCCGACGGCTCCAAGGCCGGCGCCGTGGGCATGAACGGCACCCTCACCGACTTCCGTGATGGCGCCGCCGAGTGGCCGACCCTCCGCCAGGAGGGCCAGACCGTCTTCCGCTGGGCCGTGTGGGACATGGCCAAGGTCGCCAAGCAGGCACTGGATGCCGCAGGCGTGACGAGCGCGGACCTCGCCGCCTTCATCCCCCACCAGGCGAACATGCGCATCATCGACGAGTTCGCGAAGCAGCTGAAGCTGCCCGAGTCCGTCGTGATCGCCCGTGACATCGCGACGACCGGCAACACCTCGGCGGCGTCGATCCCGCTCGCGACCCACCGGCTGCTCGCGGAGCATCCGGAACTCTCGGGGGGCCTCGCCCTCCAGATCGGCTTCGGCGCCGGCCTCGTGTTCGGCGCCCAAGTGGTGGTTCTGCCCTGA